The Henckelia pumila isolate YLH828 chromosome 2, ASM3356847v2, whole genome shotgun sequence genome includes a window with the following:
- the LOC140883313 gene encoding uncharacterized protein, with product MVIFDSKSILFIVIAILASSVGGIDDKCAACNAIAEELELGLLKEKPRNHLDMRHRLDSKGQREGKLIDYRVSELRVVELLDGLCEKMQDYTLEKVNSGRKEWIKVNNWDNFETNNKQEARAYSKDISTFCGRLLEETEDELSELIKKGSVQVGEVSNVLCHDLSRYCSRTGGTQEAEDDDDTSDREL from the exons ATGGTGATTTTTGATTCAAAATCTATTTTGTTCATAGTTATTGCAATTTTAGCATCATCTGTCGGTGGCATTGACGATAAATGCGCTGCTTGCAATGCAATTGCT GAGGAGCTGGAGCTCGGACTCTTGAAA GAAAAACCAAGAAATCACTTGGACATGAGACATCGGCTGGACTCTAAAGGTCAGCGTGAAGGAAAGCTGATTGATTACAG AGTCAGTGAGTTAAGAGTTGTTGAACTTCTAGATGGGCTCTGTGAGAAGATGCAGGATTATACTCTTGAAAAg GTTAACTCAGGCAGGAAAGAGTGGATCAAAGTGAATAACTGGGACAATTTTGAAACTA ATAATAAACAAGAAGCTCGGGCGTATTCAAAAGACATCTCAACTTTCTGCGGAAG GCTACTCGAGGAAACTGAGGACGAG TTGTCTGAATTAATAAAGAAAGGCTCGGTTCAAGTTGGAGAAGTAAGCAATGTTTTATGCCACGATCTCAGCAGATATTGTAGTAGAACAGG CGGTACCCAGGAAGCAGA
- the LOC140879992 gene encoding U-box domain-containing protein 44-like, protein MAGSWDGSYDQGGQSDNSYHSERVHIEPIYDSFICPLTKQVMRNPVTLENGQTFEREAIEKWFTECKISGRRPVCPLTLRELRSTELNPSIALRNTIEEWNARNEAVQLDMARKSLSLNSLENDILQSLKYIMHLCQKSHSNKLVIRNAELIPMIINMLKSSSRQVRCKALETLRIVVEEDTENKEIMAEGDTVRTIVKFLSQEHSKEREEAVSLLYELSKSERLCEKIGSVNGAILIFMGLASSDSENVLTVENAERTLENLEKCENNVRQMADNGRLQPLLTLLLEGSQETKLSMAALLGELVLNNDLKVYVARTAGFSLINLMMSTSMQAREPALKALNQISSDEASSKILIEAGILPPLVKDLFIVGANQLPMRLKEVSATILANVVNSGHDFDSIPVGPNHLTLVSEEIIHNLLHLISNTGPAIGTKLLQVLVGLTSFPTTVSSVVSAIMSSGATISLVQFIDAPQRDLRVASIKLLLNLSPQMGQELASCLCGTSGQLGSLIRVITENVMPITEEQAAGVGLLAYLPERDSGLTRQMLEEGAFQLFISRIISIRRGETRGSRFMTPYFEGLVKVLARITFALSEDSGAARALCQEHNLASIFIDLLQCNGVDNIQMESAIALENLSQESKKLTKHPEFPAPGICSSIFPCISKSPDTTGLCKIHGGKCSLKEAFCILEGQAVERLVALLDHEKDEVVEASLAALSTLLEDEVNIDKGVQVLLDAEGVKPILDLLVEKRTDSLRRRAVWAVERLLRSEDITYEVSGNPNISTALVDAFQHGDFRTRQIAERALKHLDKIPNFSGIFPSIG, encoded by the exons ATTCTGAAAGAGTACATATCGAACCAATTTACGACTCGTTCATATGCCCTTTAACAAAACAAGTAATGCGAAATCCTGTGACACTGGAAAATGGGCAAACATTCGAGAGAGAAGCCATTGAGAAATGGTTCACAGAGTGTAAGATAAGTGGAAGAAGGCCAGTTTGCCCGTTAACTTTGAGAGAGTTGAGAAGCACGGAACTAAATCCTAGTATTGCTTTACGGAATACGATAGAAGAATGGAATGCCAGAAATGAAGCTGTTCAGCTCGACATGGCTCGAAAATCATTATCCTTGAACAGCCTCGAAAACGATATTCTCCAATCGTTGAAGTATATCATGCACCTCTGCCAAAAAAGCCACTCAAATAAGCTTGTAATTCGCAATGCAGAGCTGATACCAATGATCATTAACATGCTAAAGAGCAGTAGTCGTCAAGTTCGGTGCAAGGCCCTGGAAACCCTTCGAATTGTGGTGGAGGAAGACACAGAAAATAAG GAAATAATGGCTGAAGGGGACACTGTACGCACGATAGTTAAGTTCTTATCTCAAGAACATTCAAAAGAGAGAGAAGAAGCTGTTTCCTTGCTTTACGAGCTCTCTAAATCAGAAAGGCTATGTGAAAAGATTGGTTCGGTGAATGGTGCAATTCTcatatttatgggattggctaGCAGCGACTCTGAAAATGTTTTAACGGTTGAAAATGCGGAGAGAACATTGGAAAATCTTGAAAAATGCGAGAACAACGTGCGGCAAATGGCTGATAATGGAAGACTGCAACCTCTCCTGACTTTACTTCTTGAAG GTTCGCAGGAAACTAAATTATCCATGGCTGCTTTGTTGGGTGAGTTGGTACTAAACAACGATCTAAAAGTATATGTTGCTAGGACGGCTGGTTTTTCTCTGATCAATCTGATGATGAGTACAAGTATGCAAGCAAGAGAGCCTGCTCTTAAAGCTTTAAACCAAATTTCATCCGATGAGGCAAGTTCCAAAATCTTGATAGAGGCAGGTATTCTTCCTCCCCTCGTCAAGGATCTTTTCATCGTTGGAGCCAACCAGCTGCCTATGCGACTTAAAGAAGTTTCAGCAACAATTCTAGCTAATGTCGTGAACTCAGGTCATGATTTTGACTCGATCCCAGTTGGGCCGAATCACCTAACTCTAGTCTCAGAGGAAATTATTCACAATCTTTTGCATCTTATTAGCAACACTGGCCCTGCAATAGGAACCAAGCTTCTCCAAGTTCTTGTTGGGCTTACAAGTTTTCCTACCACCGTATCTAGTGTTGTTTCTGCTATTATGAGTTCTGGTGCTACCATTAGTTTGGTTCAGTTTATTGATGCCCCCCAAAGGGATTTGAGGGTAGCTTCCATTAAACTTCTTCTGAACCTCTCTCCGCAGATGGGCCAAGAATTAGCCAGTTGCTTATGCGGCACTTCTGGTCAGTTAGGCAGCCTTATCAGAGTGATAACGGAAAATGTAATGCCCATTACGGAAGAGCAGGCAGCAGGGGTCGGACTTTTAGCTTATCTCCCAGAAAGAGATTCAGGTCTCACTAGACAGATGCTTGAAGAAGGGGCGTTTCAGCTCTTCATTTCAAGAATAATTAGCATCAGACGAGGGGAGACAAGAGGCAGCCGCTTCATGACCCCATATTTTGAAGGACTCGTAAAGGTTCTCGCAAGAATCACATTTGCCTTGTCCGAGGATTCTGGTGCAGCCCGTGCACTCTGCCAGGAGCATAATCTGGCATCGATTTTTATTGACCTTCTGCAATGTAATGGTGTTGATAACATACAGATGGAATCTGCGATTGCTCTTGAGAACTTATCTCAAGAATCAAAAAAATTGACCAAACATCCTGAGTTTCCGGCTCCCGGGATTTGTTCCTCGATCTTCCCTTGCATAAGTAAGTCACCGGATACAACCGGATTGTGTAAGATCCATGGTGGGAAATGTTCCCTTAAAGAAGCATTTTGTATCTTGGAAGGACAGGCCGTGGAGAGACTGGTGGCCCTTTTGGACCACGAAAAAGACGAGGTGGTCGAAGCATCACTTGCAGCCCTTTCCACTTTATTAGAAGACGAGGTAAACATAGACAAGGGAGTTCAGGTGTTACTTGATGCAGAAGGAGTCAAGCCTATTCTTGACTTGTTAGTCGAGAAGCGAACGGATAGTTTAAGGCGAAGGGCCGTTTGGGCGGTCGAAAGGCTGTTGCGGAGTGAAGATATAACCTATGAAGTCTCTGGCAATCCCAACATAAGCACAGCACTTGTAGATGCTTTCCAACACGGCGATTTTCGAACACGGCAGATCGCGGAACGAGCCCTGAAGCACCTTGACAAGATTCCCAACTTCTCTGGTATATTCCCAAGCATTGGATAA